The bacterium genomic sequence ATCCAGGGGCAGTGGTGGTTTGTTATGTCAACTCAGCCGTAGAGATTAAAGCAGAGTCAGATATATGCTGCACTTCTGCCAATGCAGTAAAAGTAGTAGAGTCAATTCCTCAAGATAAAGAGATCATCTTCATTCCCGATAAATGGTTAGGAGACTATACTTCCAGAATAGCCAAAAGAAGATTAATCTTATGGGATGGTTATTGTGCTACTCACCTGAAGATCTTACCAGAAAATATCTTACTTCTTAAGGAACGTTATCCAAAAGCTGAAATCATTGTTCATCCAGAATGTACTCGTGATGTAATAGAGATGGCTGATCAAGCCCTAAGTACTATGGGCATAGTTAAATGGGTCAAGGAATCAAAAGCCACGGAATTTATTATTGGAACCGAAAATGGCATCATCCATCGATTAAAGAAAGAAAACCCAGAGAAGAGATTCTTCCCAGCTTCAGTCTTAGCTGAATGTCCTAATATGAAATTAACTACCTTAGAAAAAGTTTTGTGGGCATTAGAAGAGATGAAATACCAAATAGAAATTGAGGAAGATATTCGCCTAAAAGCAAAGAAAGCCGTGGAGAGAATGCTTGAGATCTAATCAAGCAAAACAAGTTGGCTAAAAAACATTACTTGAAATCTCAGATTGTTGTTTATGCTCCTAATAGAATCTACAAAGAAAAAACCTTTAAATTTAAAAACTTACCAGTTGGTTAATTTGGTAGGGTTGTCATTATTTATTATCCTGACAATGATAGTAACCTATCAAGATATAGTCAGACTTATAACTTGAATAACAAACCAAGCAAAAAAGGTCCAGCCAAGAGGGAATAGAAATCTCTTGGCCGATAAGAAAAATATATCATGAAAAATAAATGCCAACATTAATGGCAACCAACGAGATTGAGCCTTAAAATTTCATGATCAAGGTTAATCCTTGTCAAATGAGGATACCTTGATCATTTCTATGGGTAGTTCTCTACCACAATACTTGCAAACTACGGCATTTTCTTTAATGATCTCTGTACAGTAGAAGCATGCTTTAGTGTATCCTTTAGATGCCAAAGGTGGAAGGACAATAATAACCGCTATAAGTAACGGAGCAATTACACACAAGAAAAACCACAAGATGGGGCTATGTCCCTTTTTTTTAGCGATAATACTTCCTACGATACCTACGATAATAAACAGAATAACAACTCTAAACAAGGAATTCTCTACTTTTCTTATGATTATTTGTTTATCTTCTCTCTATTTCACCTGCACTAATAAATGGCACAGCGCCACTACCCGTAACTTGGGGAAGTATTCCGTTCCATTTATCTATAGCTTTGAGGTTGGCCTCTATCTTTCTCAGTTCTATCAGGTCTGGTGTAATATTTACTTTCTGTAACCTTAATGACTCTGCCTCGGCTGTGGCTGCGGTAATCTTCTGCTCTGCCTCGATCTTTATCCTATCCAAGTCTCTCTTTGCCTTTAGGGCAAGTTGTTCTGCGGTTTGCTTTGACTCAATAGCTTCCGTAAATATCTCGGAGAAACTAAATGAGACAATAGAAAACGCATCAACGGCTATATTATACGCTAATAGTCTTTCAGCAAGTTCTTCTTTTATGGAATCGCTTACTGCTGCCCTCTTGGTGATAAGCTCTTCTGCTGAATACTTGGCTGACACAGCTTTCATTACCTCTTGTATGGCCGGGTCTATAATCCGTTCCTTGAATTCTATCCCCAGAGTTTGATAGACAATATTTGCCTTATCAGGTATGACATGATAGTTGAGCGCCACCGCTGAACTCACATCCTGAAGATCAGCCGAGGCAGATGCAGCATCTGTCCCTGTCTTCTGAACCTTAACATCCATCAGGACAACCTTCTGCATTATAGGTATCCTAAAATGCAGTCCTTCTCCAAGCACATCTTTCCCGACAGCGCCAAAATTAAGAACAATTCCTCTTTCGCCTGGCCCAACCATGGCCCATGGATGGAAAAACAAAAAGCCAATCAGAATTGCTCCAATAATTACAGCCAGCCTCATAGGACCTCCCTTCATTGCAGACTGCATGGCCTCCTTAGCCCTATAAATATCTCTTTCATCCATTATACTACCTCCTCTTTAAAAATTTTAGTTAACGGCTGGTGGATAAAAGAAGCCCAGCCCTTTTGACCTGTGGATTTTATATTTCGACATATTTCGATAAAATTCTTTTAAAATCACTGTTAGCTAAATTTAATTCTTTAATAATATACCAATGTTTAAATATTGTCCACTTAATTTTTTCTTTTGAGATTATTTTTGAGATTATAAGATCAATTCCTCTATCTATTTCCTCTGGTAATACTCTGGTAATAATTTTCATTTTGGCAGGCTGTGGCACAAGCCAAAATATTATTTGACAATTTCTATAAAAGCAATTACCATCTCATTTAAGTTAACTTATTTACTTTAAATTTACTTTAAAATTTTGTCTTTTAAAAATAAAGGGGTCTTTAATTGAAGGTAGTTCTTGCTAATTCAGTAGGCATAGATAAAGATGGTTATTATATTGTTCATTCTCCAAGTAGGTGGTCATTTTCTGCTAAAGATTATAAAGAGCAATTTACTTACTATCCATGGGAATTAGCTTACACTTCAAGTCTTTTGAAAAGAGAGACTAATAATAAGATTAAACTTCTCGATGGCTGCTTAGAAAAATGGGATTTTAAGAGATATCTTGAAGTACTTAAAGAAGAAAAGCCAGATTGGCTAATCATGGAACCATCGTCCCGGACTTATGATGAAGATTTGAGATTAGCTTTGGCTTGCAAAGAAGTGTTGGGCACAAAGTTAGTCTTTTGTGGTCAACATGCCATCGCTTATCCTGATGAAGTATTAAAAGCCGGGATTGATTATGTTGGTATTGGAGAGTATGAATATACTGTCTTAGAACTAATTCAAGGAAAGAATCCTTCTGGTATCCTTGGTCTTTATCCCAATCAGAGAAGACCTCTTTTAAACTTTAATACTCTTCCTTGGCCTGAAGATGATGATGTGGCCCGGATAAAATATCATGAACCAAATTGTGAATATCAAGAGATCCAACTATATGCCACTAGAGGATGTCCTTTGCAATGTGTCTTTTGTGTCTGTGGGAATCTTTACTATCTAAAACCTAATTGGAGACCACGAAATCCTAAGGAGGTAGTAGCTGAACTTAAATACCTTAGGAATAAATATCCCCAAATGGAAGGTGGGTTTTTTGATGAAGAGGTTCATAATGCTTCAAAAGCTTATATTCTTGAACTTTCTAAAGCTATAGTCGAAGCAGGATTAAATGACCTTCATTATACCGCTATGTGTGGTTATTGGAATCTCGATCAAGAAATGCTTGCTGCTATGCGGAAAGCTGGTTATTATAAATTAAGGATTGGCATAGAAACCGCCAGCGCTAAGATTGCTGAATGCATTGGGCTAAAAAGTAAGTTTAACATAGAAAGACTGTATCAAGTTTTAGAAGAAGCAAAAGAAGCGGGAATGAAGATTTACGGAACCTTTCTTTTTGGAGCCTTAGGTTCTATCAAGGAAGAAGACGAAAAGACCGCTCGTTTAATTCAAGACATAACCAGCAAGGATCTTTTATGTGACTTGCAAATCTCTATTTGCACCCCTCAACCAGGGACTCCTTTTTATAAGATCGCCCAAGAAAAAGGATATTTAATTAATGAAGACTTAAGAAAGTTTGATGGAGCTCAATCTGCGGTAATAAGTTACCCGGCATATTCCTCAAATGATATTTATCAAACTTTTCGTTATGCTTTTCAATGCTATGATCAAGGCTTAGAAGAAAGAAAGAGGATAAAATTCCTACCTAAACTAATAAATAATTTACAAATTCATCTTTTGGATAACATCAAGAAGGTTTTACTTTTACGATCTGGAAGAATGTGGCAAGTAAATTTGGGAATGGAAGCGCTAAAGAAGATATTTCCAGACTCAAAGATAGATATTTTATGCCAAGCAAATATAAAGAATGTGATAGAAGACAATCTTAATGTCAATAAGATTTATGTTTATGGAGATGGTTTTATCAACTTAGATACTTTTGATAAGTTATTGTTACCACAACTTACCAATGAAGATTTTGATTTAGTGGTCGTCTTGTATAATAATTCAACAGGAAGAGGTTTTCAAGAAGTAAATAGATTAGCTATGTCTTTAAATCCTAAAAAGATCATCGCTATTAATCCTGACGGAGAGATAGAGCAGGTGAAATAGTGAAAGTAAGTCTGGTGATTACCAATTGGAATGGAAGAAAGCTTTTAGAAGAATGTTTACCTTCTATCTTAAAGGTAGTAGACAAAGATAAAGATAGAGAGTATGAGGTATTAATTGTAGATGATTGCAGTCAAGACAATAGTGTAGAATTTATTAAGAGTAACTTTCCTTCCTTTAAAGTCCTTATCCCAGAACGCAATCTTGGTTTTCAAGGAGCTACTAATTTTGGGGTCTTAAATTCCAGTGGAGAAGTAGTCATTCTCTTAAATAATGATCTAAAAGTTAGAGAAGATTCATTTTTTCCCCTCTTGGAATACTTTAAAAGAGAAGATGTCTTTGCGGTAGGTGGAAAGTTATTTCAATTTGACGAAACTAGTTATTTAGCAGGAAACTATCGAATCATATTTAAAAGAGGTCATTTTAGTATATTTACTGCTCCCCAATCAGATACTTCTTATTATATTCCTTTTGTTTGTGGAGGGGCAGGAGCTTTTGACAAAAAGAAATTTTTAGAACTTGGTGGTTTTGACAACTTGTTCTATCCCTTATACTATGAAGATATAGATATCTGCTATCGAGCCTGGAAGAGGGGATGGAAATGTATTTATGAACCAAAAAGTTTAATGTTTCATAAACATCAAGCTACTATTGCTACTCAAGTAAAGAAGGTAAAATATTTATCAGGTTGCAATAATTATCTCTTTACCTGGAAAAATATGACTGATTTTAGTTATATTTTAGCTCACCTCTTTTTTGTCCCTTTATTTTTATTAAGAGACTTAATCAAAAGAAATTTTCGTTTTTGGAGATGTATATTTAAAGCCTTAAAGAAACTTCCTCAAGTCCTTCAAAAAAGGAAGAAGGAAAAGGGGCGAGATACACTTTCAGATAAAGAAGTATTAGCCCTTTTCGGCGCACCTTATCAAAATAATCTTTGATTATCTTCTTCTTTTCATCATTTGACGTCATTTTGGGGCGATAAATTTGTTATTCTTAAATGAGATTATGTACCTTTAATAACCCCACTATTTCTTGATAAACTTCTTCTACGGTAATTAATTGCATACATTTGGCAGAAGTAGGAGCATCAAGACATATTTTTCTATAACAAGGAGCACATTCTAAATCAGGGACCATAGCTTTACCTCGATTGTAGAAATATACTTCTTGGGCACAAGTAGAGCCAAAGATAGCTAAGACTAATCTCTTTAAAGCAATCGCAAAATGCATGGCAATAGAGTCTCCTGTAATAATAAGATGACAACTATTTACAATACCAGCAAACTGCATCAAAGTGTTATCGCAACCAGTGTCAATAATCGGGAAATCTACCAAAGATTTAATCTGACTATTTCTTTCCACCTCTTCTGGTCCGCCCAAAAGTAAGACCTTGGCTTTTAATTCTCGATGGAGTTTATTAGCCAAAGTCACATATCCTTCCAGTGTCCACTTTTTAGTAGCAAAGATAGGTCCACAACCAGTGTTAAGTCCGATCACTAAATCGCCTTCTTTTATTTCTTTACTTTTAATAAGATTTTGGCCATATTTTAAATCTTCGTCACTAACTGGTAAGATATATTCTTCACCTTGAAATTTTAAACCAATAGCTTCAAAGATAAACTCTTGATAACTTTGTTTATTTTTTTTAAACTTTAAGGGGTCATTAATGCCTAACTGGAAAGAATATTCTGCTTCTTTATTTAAAGGATAGATATTACCATGAGCTTCTAAACCATAGCCTAATTTTTCTTTGCTTTTAACGAGGCTGGCTAAACTTGTGGCTCCTGTATCTTTATCTAAGCAATATAAGATATCAAATTCTTCTACTTGTAATCTTAGAATTGTATTTAGGTCTAAGATGTACAATTTATCAATCAAAGGATTTTCTTTTAATAACTGAAAAGAAGCTTTATCGGAGACCCAAGTAATGTGACCAGGATCATATTTTTCTCGGAGAAGTTTTAAGAGAGGGGTAGTGCGAAGCACATCTCCCATGGCGCCTAATTTGATAATTAAAAGCCTTTTGCCCATAGGTTTGTAATTTGAGCAGTCTTCACAGAGGCTCTTATATTTACATGGTTTTTCTCCTATCAAATAACGACAATCTAATCTCAATTTCATACTTTTTCTCCTTTTGCCTTTTCCTTATTATATCTTATTGATATTTTAGTGTCAAATCATTTATAATTACCAGACATTTATAATTACCAGATATAATTATAGAAAAGAGAATATTTTGAAATTTTAGTAACATCATTTAGTAAAATATCTTTGTAATTTAGCGCCAGATTGTTTATAATTACCAAAAAATAAAATAAATGGTGGCTGTTCCGAATCAAAAGTGAACAATGGAAGTAAAAGATTTAGTGTTAGAGATTGGAAGTGAAGAGATGCCTTCTTATGCGATGGAAAAAATAATCCATCAATTAGGGGATAAGACTTTAAATATCTTAAAGAGAGAAAATTTATGGTCCGAAAACATAGAGACTTATGGCACACCAAGAAGATTAGTTGTCTTCATTAAAAATTTAGCTACTAAGACTAAAGAAATAACTCAAGAAATAATGGGCCCAGATATCCAAATCTCTTTCGACGAAAAAGGAAACCCTACCTCTACTGCTTTAGGTTTTGCTAAATCTCATCAAGCAAAAGTTACCGATTTAAAAATTAAAGAGACTCCCAAAGGAAAAAGAATATCTATCTCCAAAGTTATTTCAGGAAAAGATACGGCTTGTCTTTTACCGATTATTCTTCCTGAAATTATTAACTCTTTATCTTTGCCTAAGACCATGCGTTGGGAAGCTAAGGATATTAAGTTTATTCGACCCATAAGATGGATCCTATGTCTTTGGGGAGAAGAAAGAGTTAATTTTTCCTTAGGAAATATTATTTCTTCTGTTGTAACTTATGGCCATCGGTTTAAGACTAATCAAGGAATTGAAGTAGCTAAAGGAGAAGATTTCTTTAAAGTTTTAAGAGATAACTATGTGATCCTGGATCAAAAAGAAAGAAAAGCCCATATTTTATCTCAGCTGAAGAAAAAGACAGCGGAACTAAAAGCTATCTTAGTGGAAGATGAAGAATTATTAGAGAGAGTTACTTATCTGACTGAATATCCTTCCGTTTATTTAGGCAGGTTTAATCAAGAATTTGTTAACTTACCTCAAGAAGTCTTAATTACTTCCTTAAAAGAACATCAGCGATGTTTTTCTTTAAAAGATACTCATCATTGTCTGTTGCCTTACTTTTTATTAGTGAGTAACTCTTTTTCTAAAGAAGCAAGTGGTAACATTATTCAAGGTAACGAGAGGGTAGTATTAGCTCGTTTAACCGATGCTTCTTTCTTCTTTAAGGAAGATCAAAAGGTACTTTTAAAAGAAAGAGTGGAGAAAGAAAAAAATATCATTTGGCAGAATAAATTAGGATCTTTATGGGATAAGACCCAAAGACTGATTAATTTAGCTGAAATTATCTCAAAAGAGGTTAGTCCAAATCTAACTGAAGCCATTAAAAGAGCAGCTTTTTTATGTAAAGCTGATTTAAGTACCGAGATGGTCAAGGAATTTCCTAATCTTCAAGGAATTATGGGTTATTATTATGCTAAAGCTGCTGGGGAAAAAGAAGAAGTAGCTTTAGCGATTAAAGACCATTACTTGCCTCGATTTGCAGAAGATACCTTACCTCAAAACAAGATAGGAGCTATTTTAGGAATAAGCGATCGTTTAGATACCCTCGTAGGATGTTTTTCTCTTGGCATTTCTTATCATAGCTCTCAAGATCCTTATGGGTTTCGACGACAAGCCCAAGGAATAATTAATATTCTCTTAAATTTTAAAATAGACGTTTCCTTAGATAAATTAATAGATGAAAGTTTAAATATTTGGGAAATCAAAGAAGAAAGAGAGAGACTTAAAGGAAATATCAAGAGTTTTTTAGAAGAGAGAATTAAGTTTATCTTTAGTCAGCGGAAGATTGACTTAGATATCATTGAAGCTGTAAGTAAGAATTTTAGTCTTCCTAATCGAGCTTTAGAGATTAGTTATCTGATTAAAGAAAATAAACAGCAAAAAGAATTTTTAGAATTAGCTACAGCTCTTAAGAGAATTTATAATATTCTTCAAAAGAATACTTATGAGGGTAAAATAAAAGATAACCTTCTTTTAGAAGAAGGTGAGAAGAAGTTATTTGAAATTTACCAGGGTCTAAAAGGAGAGATACTAAAGATGTTATTAGAGCAAAGATACCAAGAAGCTTTAGATAAACTTACTTGTTTTACTCAGCCGATTAACTATTTTTTTGATAAAGTTATGGTGATGGTAGAGGATGAAGAGTTAAGGCAAAATAGGTTAGCTTTACTTTATCAAATTAAAGATCTTTCTTTGAAACTTATTGATTTTTCTAATCTTAAGATATAGATATAACGACAAAAATAGTTGACAAAATATAAAAAATTGGGCGGTGTCCGACAATAGTTTAGTTATAATGAGGTATCTGAAAAAAATATAAAAAAGGTGGATTATTCATTACAAATTTATCATTGCAAGGTGTAAATTTAAAATGCTAAATTTGCAATTTAAAATGAATTTATCCCCATCTTACACAATCTTACACAAGTTAGCTATTCGCAGGAATCACCTAAAAATTCGGGAATTTAGACTATAAGATTACCTATAGCCTTTTTCTCCCACGGAGTTATTAAAAGAGATGAAGAGGAAAGAACTAAAAGTCTAATTTTTTGGTAAAAAGAGGCGAATATATTTAAATGAATCTTATTATTCAAATTGGAAATAAAATTTTAGAATCTCTAAAAAATATTAACCAAATTATTCAATTACTTGTAGATGCTGTTATTTCTCTTTTTTATCTTCAAAAGAGTAGTTTAAGAGCAAACATGAATGTCCTCTTCTCCCAAATAAGGTTTACTGGAATAAATGCCTTACCCTTAGTTAATAAACTAGCGCTTCTTTTAGGAATAGTGGTCATTATCCAAGCAGCTACTTATTTACCAAAGATTGGTGCTTCTGACTATATTGGAAGCATTATCACCTTAGTTATTATTCGAGAATTAGGTCCCCTGATGGTAGCTTTTATCGTCATTGGCCGGTCAGGAACAGCTATTGCTACCGAACTATGTAGTATGAAGATTAACCATGAAATCAATGCTTTAGAAGTGATGGGTATTAATCCATATCAGTTTATCATTATTCCTCGGCTTTTGGGAGTAGCTATCTCTGTCTTTTGTCTGGTTGTCTATTTTGATGTGATTGCTTTGGGGGGTGGTTATCTGGTCTCTTATCTAAAGATAAAACTACCTCTAATTGCTTTTATGAGTGGACTAAAACAATCTCTGGCTTTGAAAGATTTAATCTTAAGTGGAGTTAAGGGTTTATTATTTGGCTTTACCATTGCCACGATTGGTTGTTATCAAGGGTTAATTATTAAAGGCTCGCTTACTGAGATACCCCAAGCAGCAACTAAGACAGTGGTTAGATCGATCTCAACTATCTTTTTCTTTAATAGTTTATTAGCTTTTATCTTCTATTATTCATAACTTTCTATTATTTATAACTATGGACAAAGAAGCTATTATTCGTTTAGAGAGGGTCTTTTTAGAAGATCTCAAAGGAGGTTCTTTAAGAGAGATTACTTTAAGTATTTATCCCGGAGAAATCTATGTCCTGACTGGCCCCACCGAAGCTGATAAAGTAACCTTCTTAAATCTTTGCTTAGGACTGATAAAACCTCAAGAAGGAGAAATCTTGGTAGGAGGTTATGATTTTAAAAGAGCTACTTACCACCAGCTCATAGATTATCGTCGTAAACTCCAAATTAGTTATATGGCTTACCCACCAGCTTTAATTAGTAATAGGTCGATCTTAAGTAACTTACTTCTTCCTTTGGAATACCACTTTCCTAAAGGCAATCATCTAAAAAGAACCAAAGAATTACTGGCTTTATTAGGGCTGTCTAAATATGAAGATAAATTACCATTTGAACTCTCTCTGGAAGAAAAAAGGTTGGTAGAATTAGCCAGAGCCTTAGTTAGTCAACCGCAGATTATCTTTTATCGCCAACCTTTAGAAAATTTTGACTCTTTTCTACAACAAAAGATTGTTAAGATCATTAAGCAGTATTCAGAAGAGATGAGTTGCACCAGTATAATTGTAGCTAATCATTGGCTGCCATTTATACCCATTGCTCATCGTTTTGGGATATTAGATCAGGGAAAGCTAATATACTGTGGTTCCCCAGAAGAGCTTTACGCTAGCAATGAGCCACCAGTCCAGCAATTTATTAATATTCAAAAAACTATTAGTTAGCTATATGCCAAACAAGGAGATAATCATGAATCTTGAAAGAAGATATAATTTTTTTGTAGGATTATTTGTCATTGTTGGATTATTAATCTTTGTAGGGGTAATCTTTATCACCTTCCAATCAAAGTTTATGAAGAAAGGTTACTACCTAAAGGTAAATTACCATAACCTTGGTGGTCTTCAAGAAGGAGATGAGATAACATTAGGAGGTTATCAAGTAGGACATTTAGACAAGATAGTCATGAGCTGTCAGCCAAAAGTTTATTTTAACTTATCCTTATTTATTGAAGAAGATGTAGTTATTCCTAAAGAGACGATCACTAAGATTGCCAGTAAAGGGCTGATTGGCCAAAAATATATTGAACTAATTCCACCTAAAGAGAGTAAAGGATTTCTTAAGCAAGGTGACCAGTTAAAAAGCCTGGAATTTGAAGGAGATGTTCTTTTAGCTAAAGCAGAAGAAGTAGCTGACAATTTTAACTTAGTCGCCAAAGATATCTCTGCTTTCTTCGAGGCTAATAAACTTAACCTGGCCTTAGACACCGTTAATAAAGAAGCTCAAGAAATAACGACTAACTTTAATCAGACTTTAAGTACCGTTAATAAAGAAGCTCAAGAAATAACGGCCAACTTTAATCTTCTTACTACAGAAGCAAAGGAAACTTTCCAGTTAGTCCAAAAAAACTTAATTAAGATTGAGCAAGTCATAGAAAGCTTTCAACAAACCACTAAAGATATTAGCCAGGCCACAGAGGTGGTATCTGGTCATAAAGAAGAAGTTACTAAAGTTATCTCTCAATTAGACCAGAATTTAATCTTGTTAAGTTCTGTTTTAGTTAATTTAAATGAAATTACCAGCGAAAATAAGAGCCAAATTAAGAATATCCTCCAAAATTTAGAAGTTACCAGTAAAGAAGTTCAAGGCTTAGCCAAGGATTTAAAAGAAAGACCCTGGAGATTAATCAGGAAAGAATAATCTTGACATCGACTCTTTGATGTGGTTATATTAACTAATAGTTTTTAAACTACTTTTTAAAAGTGAGGAAAAATTATGATTTCTTGTCGCGCTAGTAAATTATCTCCTTCAGCTACTTTAGCTATTACCTCTAAAGTAAACCAGATGAAAGCCCAAGGTATTGATGTGATTGGATTTGGTGCTGGTGAACCTGATTTTGATACCCCTCAAAAGATAAAAGAAGCTGCAATTATTGCTATCAAGCAAGGCCAGACTAAATATACGCCCACTTCTGGATTACCAAAACTTAAAGAAGCCATCTGTTACAAGTTTAAGACTGAGAATAATTTAAACTACACTCCAGAAGAAGTCATTGTCTCTTGTGGAGCAAAACATTCTCTCTTTAATATCATCTTAGCTCTTTGCAATAAAGATGATCAGGTGATTATTCCTGCTCCTTACTGGGTAAGTTATCCTGAAATGGTTAAATTAGCCGAAGCGGTGCCTGTATTGGTAAATACTTTAGAAGAGAATAACTTTAAACTTACTCCTGAGGCCTTTAGAGAAAATATTACCAAGAAGACTAAAGCGATAATTATTAATTCTCCTTCTAATCCGACGGGAATTTTATACGAAAAAGAAGAACTAAAAGAATTAGCCGAGATAGCCTTAGAAAATAATATTTTTATCATCTCTGATGAAATTTATGAAAAATTAGTCTATGAAGATAAGAAGTTTGTGAGTATCGCTTCACTTGGAAAAGAGATT encodes the following:
- a CDS encoding MCE family protein, translated to MNLERRYNFFVGLFVIVGLLIFVGVIFITFQSKFMKKGYYLKVNYHNLGGLQEGDEITLGGYQVGHLDKIVMSCQPKVYFNLSLFIEEDVVIPKETITKIASKGLIGQKYIELIPPKESKGFLKQGDQLKSLEFEGDVLLAKAEEVADNFNLVAKDISAFFEANKLNLALDTVNKEAQEITTNFNQTLSTVNKEAQEITANFNLLTTEAKETFQLVQKNLIKIEQVIESFQQTTKDISQATEVVSGHKEEVTKVISQLDQNLILLSSVLVNLNEITSENKSQIKNILQNLEVTSKEVQGLAKDLKERPWRLIRKE
- a CDS encoding pyridoxal phosphate-dependent aminotransferase — encoded protein: MMISCRASKLSPSATLAITSKVNQMKAQGIDVIGFGAGEPDFDTPQKIKEAAIIAIKQGQTKYTPTSGLPKLKEAICYKFKTENNLNYTPEEVIVSCGAKHSLFNIILALCNKDDQVIIPAPYWVSYPEMVKLAEAVPVLVNTLEENNFKLTPEAFRENITKKTKAIIINSPSNPTGILYEKEELKELAEIALENNIFIISDEIYEKLVYEDKKFVSIASLGKEIKYLTITVNGVSKAYSMTGWRIGYTAANRYIIQAMANIQDHSTSCPNTIAQHATIAALEEDQASIEEMRLEFDKRRKYMVERLNNIMGVSCVIPYGAFYVFPNILGLFGTKYKDYHIDRANSLAEYLLEEVKVAVVPGESFGSAQNIRLSYATSMKNIIEGLTRIEEAVAKLTK